The Humulus lupulus chromosome 7, drHumLupu1.1, whole genome shotgun sequence region taatagatagtaagtcaatattgattggtATTTATTTTAGACATGTTTAACTCtgattgaatgcaaagaaaatttctagaaaatttCATGCatcattcaaagtaaagtcatttagagacttgtttgatatGATCAAAAGGatgtctaaactcgaatttggaattcaagtagtttgcatgtgaacttggaattcaaacccaactcacacacaactagaatgctaagcaaaattaatattttagaaatagaatttaatcatattagataatattaaatagataatgagtaatcattatcatctttatcatttctataattttaacacttgttatagtttgtacatgtttgattgtacaacatcaaaagcttaaaagttgggattcacaagaggttatgtgaataaattgaaatttTCCATaggagtcatttagtgaaacagtttaataatcataaaagattacaaaagagtttgtatctctttaaatgctactttaatgaagcatgattattataatcactatattttctagttaagttgtactagaaataatgattgcaagtcaagtaagcaagttacttataattaacaatgataaaaccaaagaatatcataAATTCTGTAAAGCATTATTGTAGTGGAAGCGTTAGTTAGTTACTGCTCCAGTACAAATGTAGAGATAGTTacattgtgtgtaacacaatctaactatacttcatttacatactagtatatgaaatgaaaaagtttttacgggaaacaatggttgaaacaccatgaatctagaaatggaactTGGAAGTCTATGACaactggattcttgaacatccaagtaaagtttaatgaactttagtttGAAGCAGGATATTccagatgaagaggagaacaaataaaagtacagacttttcaaagttaggttaatagcctaaggctatgaatagaaagaagaatttattacttgaataaatatcttctactgtaaccaaacttaaataTATTCACGTACTcttatccactgctttatgcatggattatgagattaatttaaatggatatctaagtagtctttactgaatggctaacatgacaaaatcatttgaaaatctCAACCAGGAAGATAATGTTGTGATTCTAATTCTTAATATCGACGACATTCTAataattgggaatgatgtagatatataatcaatagaaaagaaatggttagctaaacatttctaaatattagatttagaaaagccaagaatgttctatacattcgATTCTATAGAGATTGAGAGAACAATCTTTAGGCACTGTGTCAagtgacttatatagataagaagcttaaatactttagtttacaaaaatccaagaaagactttttgccttcccggtcaagaggatgtattatctaaataattcatgtccatttattcttttactagaaaatgAGGACATGGgacagtattcctacaactcagtgatggactgtttaatgtatcaaatgttatattttcgaattgacatttgttaaatggTGGGAATAGTCAACAGTTGTTgatccaatgatggattgagtcattgaataattataaggacttaattttgagtatcttgaatataatagagattataggcagagacctaaaatcccaaaggatgaactgattttaaaccAGATAGAAATCATCAAAAGATTGATATCGGAATTAGCTTCCATAACTGTGAATGAGACACATTAATCTGGAATTATATTAGACATTTcagatttatatgtttcaccgcaaAAGCTGAAATGTAATagctacgagcagttaaataggcaATTTAATTTAGCTAAGTTCTTTGTCATTCTAGGAAGGGTTTCAAACTAGAATAAACAACTTGTTTCTCATCGCGAAAGCAATAGAGATACAaatattctagaagaactagaaatcatgagagggtaaagcacatgaaatgaagtatcgtttaattcaagacaattttacataatttatGTAATGATCTTAAAGATAACTTCAAAgacagtttcttacaaaactgttacaaagactttgttacaCAAATTCGGTCAGGAGAATGTAATTGACATAttgaaagagatgcctcaatttgctttagggcaagtgagagatttTTGGGAATAATGCCTTTAAAGCAATTATAGCTGACAAATGTTTTGAATGAAAaatataattgaattgaattattatatatatagactatgtctgatattatattgataatattaagtgaatatcataaaattccaaagtttatctatgtggtcttaatctcatattggtatgaaaggatcgagattaagataataaacttaaaacaattcgcggtaaaataaagttatggaatctttagattaattactactagtacggttcactagtattatgaatacaagtgacctagatccgggtcactagtgtagtaggacactttagtgaaggtgctttatatatagtgatatatagaactggaccagatgtgatttgttaatacttgtttaaacaccgttttgTAGTATTAATCAGACACATCAAACGAtaatcatatacacgatgatcttaatcctgaggttgctatgaactcatatatatgtcatctgatcctttgattcacgaGTTAatatttgtcagaatgatcaggctaagaacaattgttttggggactcaatgatatatatggctggggacatagtttaatagatatggaatctataccttcttatagattgaataatggttccctattgggtagACTTTTGGAagtgaaaaggttatgagcgtccatgtcgcaaacttgttgtgacacaaccttcactagtaaagtcaatggtactctaggaataaGATATAACtgaaagggtaaaacagtaattttattcccttttaattatgagcaattaatagatgattaacgttgtatgtaatgattatatcaatagacactttattctttaataaagtacttagtGAATATATGTTGTTGACCATtgatttggccaacaacacggagtcaaataaacaacAAAGAATAAAAGGTAATTAAGAAGAGAATCCAATGGAAAGAAAatgacacaagtgatttatagtgtTTCGGCCCCAactggatggtaatgacctacgtccacttagtgttcttattgatattgaatcccaaaattgtgatcaaagaactaggattcttgagtttcacaagccttgggaggattacaattttggtggataatcacactattcttttctctctgaatacaaagattaaaagttccaaagtcccttccttgagccctcctcttcttatttataggctcaagggggttacatgggccgataggccttaattacaattaagatcagcatatcaaggtaataaagggaaacataataaatgtaattattacaagattgcgtatctcaaaggaagtaaaagaaagtatgcgaccagactggccGCACCTAAAATGCGAAACTTGAATATTCAACAATTGTCTGGTTGATGGTTGAACAAGATCCCTTCACTCAAAACTGCCAcgtgtaagaaattcttgccacgtcatcaggtgcCATTTtggggtaaacatttgcccccaagtttattttactgcgaccagcataaagtaaacttaggtgacCAACCTTTCGCATGCCccatcaaatctgtcagagccgtccatgccttctcaaaaaaggcaactaatcatgtcttttcggtttcccaaaagtggtctgacggctattgcacttacccatgccttggaaagttacccTTCATGATTACCTCGGTAACTGCTCCTCGACTAATATAAATAATCATTtcataatcatttttcactttttacgtTTTACCTTTATCCTCAAGAACACCGAAGAACAAAGCGCAAAATCTTCAGAAGCTCAAGCGGTCTTTGACGATTCACGAAGTTCCTGCCCAACCAAATCGACCTAGCGTCACAGAACTCTACTCCATCCTCTATACAAGTAAGTATCTCAAACTTTTCAGTTGTTGAGATGTCATGCAATATACATTTTATCTCCATTTTAGattctgagttcttgaatgttTTTTACTGTTCTTGAAAGAAAATTATTTCGGGGTAAAAAGGGCACGTAGATTTGAGCTTGAAATAATACTTTGCAAGGGTTAAGGgtcagtttggtagttaggattatGAATTtaaggcgtaaaatcgaagtaaaaatttgatttttaagcttgtagaaaaactgagtttttcctgccccttcagagtcgaaaaagtttttcctaaaaaaacttttcacttctgctttttgatccattttccaaactgctcgtatgtaatttagtgtttttgttagaatgttgttggtcgtataaaagcctaaattttatacacgagcaacgttattccaactttctcACTTCTTGGTCTTTcgggccgtagattctcatctccccttctctgttcgcagattttcatgcatgactcgtggggaggtgagaggccaattaaTGACGACCTGCTTGCTCAGCTGCTCGAGGATGAAGAACAGCCTCATTACTCATTCTGGAGATTCCTTTTTCCCATACCCCATCCAACAGACTTTCGACCAGTTCATcaaacatgggtagagtaaaattcaccgcccagaaaaagaaaccaaccaaACCTCCTataaatcagcctgctcctcgggctgaaattccttcgacctgTGGTCGAGCTGAAAACACCCCTGAGCCAGGAATCCAAACACAAGCCCAACCCCGGGACGTTCTTCGACCAAACATCGTGTGGTACGTTGCACCCCCTAGCAACATTACTGCTAGAATGCTAACCAATTACCTCaggaagtacggacttcctggggtaacttTATTCAAACCCACCATCAACCAGCGGGCCAAACTTACCTGGCGGCGCCTGGTCGACATACtacattgaggcaggagcaatcttgcctctccatcctttttactagggagtggccaattattttggggtcgctccctttcaaataactccaaacgggtatagaacgctttctgctctctatatcctttacagccataaaaagtggcctgtccccacgccacatgagatcagctacatgttcgatctcaaatccaaccccaaccaaaacaacacggggttctttcatttctgtCACCAGGGATTGACTCGCATCTTCTTGAGTGAGACAACCTACAAGTCAAATGTAGGAAAGTaattccaggagtactttttaaccacagacctggtcgccaacagcttggccttcactgaaggaggtaaattctTAATTCTCTGGTTGCTTAAATTCTTTTAGTTTTCCCACGCGTTTATTAGAACTTTTATGCCGATCAAGTCCATGGCTACGACTAGCTCCTACTCTAGAGATGGAGATACGAGCGGCATCTTTGGCCAGCATGACCaacgtagaaaaaagcgtcaaagagctggtcacagaggccaatctgaggctggtcggccttctggcacctcaccaggatgtgagggaatccacAGCGCGGAGTGCCACCGGTGGAGAAGTCCTCGAGCAacaccaagatgtgtcacaacccccaacGAGGAGGGCAACTGGAGTGACCATCAACGAACCTTCCGGCACCCCGCGAACTGTCACTGCTCCGGTCCCTTtagggaagggcaagaagaaggttTCTGAATACCCTGAGCCTATTCTTGAATCATCAGACGAGAACAATACTGACCTTTTgcttttagatagtctgcctattccctgtcacttatttgacagggacggcaactttaaatacacccatactttaaattcagacttctttagGCCAGAGAGTAAGTGTAGCACTAGTACGTTAAATAGTGTAGCAACCAATAATTGTAGCTCGagtattatacttttaatttatttGCCCTTATTTCCTTAAATTGGCAAgctccttttattatattgcctgactGTTCGTATGATTTCTTCCTTGCAGACATGCCTACTGATAGAGCTTTTAACTTATACTCCAAATCGGCGAGCAAGAAAAAATCCAGCAAGCGCCAACCTGGGGAGGGTTGCAGCAATCCCTCcgcgaagaaggctcgaacagggGATCCTCCTACGCCAACTCCCACCAAAGAGACAACTCCTCCGCCAATTCCTGTCAAagagacaactcctccaccaactTCTGTGAATCAAAATCCCCCAGCTCCAGTCGAACAGACTTCTCCTGCAGCACCTGCTGACCTCACTCCTCCAGCTTCCACTGACCAGACGCCTGCTGGTCGCCCAAAAGAAGCCTCAAGAGAAGATCTTACGAGCGTGGTGCTCAATTCAGCCAAAGATAGGATGACCAAGATAACAAAGCACCGTCGCAGTCGAGAGGCCATCTAAGAGACTGGCTCCATGGCGGTCGATCAGGTCTTCAACCGTGCACTGAACGAAGTGCTTAGTGTAAGTCGCAGTTTTTACCATACATTATTAATTTTCTTCATCAATTTTTTCCTACTAACAACTTTATCTTTTTATGATCACAGGGAGTTCTCACCATGAGCTCCGGCTGGCGGAGTTCGAGGGTACTGGCTGCTCAGTTTGAAAAAAGGCTTAGCGATCAGCTTGGCATAGCCGAGGCCCAACATGCTGAGCAACTTAAAACAATTGAAGCTAAACACGCCGAGCAGCTTAAGGAAGTTGAAGCAAAGCATAGCAAGGAATTCAAGGAGGTCGAGGAAAAACACACTAAGGCGTTGCAAATGGCCGAGGCCAAACTCGCCTCCCTcaaagaggagctgaagaagaAAGAAGCATCAATTGCCAAGATTATTGCTTCCAAGGAGTAGTATAAAGTGGCCTCGCTAATTAACTATCGGGAAGCTCAGAAGCTTCAAGCAGAGCTGGCGATAAGCCGCAAGGAGACTGCTGACCTGGAGGAGGCGAATGCCCGCAACCTCAAAAACTACAAGGGGGCGGCGTTTGAGTGTTTCTATATGTTCTGGAAATGCAATCCCAACGCCAACTTTTCCTATCTACCAGATCATATAAGGGAGGCGGAGCTAGCGAGGTATGCTGCTCACTTAGAGGAAGAAAAGGCTCAAGGGTCTCCCGAGATCTCTCTAGCAACAAGCATTGAGGGGGTCCAGGAAGACGCTGGAGTTGCCGTCGATCAGTAGCCACAAGAGCCTCAGCAGGATCCTCCGCCCGCTTCGTAActttatctattttttctttaaattttattttgagatACACGACCTATggttcgtgatgtaaagacaatttatatttttattgctacGTGGGCAGCTTTTTTcttttaacagacaattacatccgagcagtaactgctcgcggtgtaaaggatttcatttttgatattataatatttgcattctattataacatttgttcgcatgaccgaacttagcatagtactttggtttgatttcacaaaataacaaagatttcacaaaataacaaaattttgaaaaatactctaagtactgtagcatgctttaacttattttgctcgtgtgtctacataccttttgatattctttgcttactagataccttatatgccccccaagtgattgaagagctttaggtcctcggtcacttgccttgactaggacctgttcgaacatttctgctcggaataaatacttgtaaaaatgaaaatatagcaaaacaacacacgtaatgagcaaatacttgtaataaataaaatagttggcaagattgactggctgcgcacagtcccttttatttctcataataaatggaaaaatcatgtctgtacgagtgatcaataaaatgatcttacacttataaacgATCAGTCACAaaaaatgactaacccttgttcataaacttgtaaaaagtaaaattaatacaagccaattctttaagaagaattgtttattgatagtacttgtgcaggtATTCTCCATTTCAAtaacgaggaacgagatctccatttaagcgagcaagtttgtaagtgcctggattgaggacttcttcgatttggtagggtccttcctagttaggtccgagtactccagcagcttggtcgcgggtgttaaggaaactCTTCTAAGCactagatctcccacattaaatttcctttcatgtactttagaattgaaataccgggtgaccttttgctggtaagctgctgctcggagttgggcttgctcgcaccTTTCCTCCACCAaatccaaagactccatcaataactggctGTTGGCATCTTGATCGTATGCTATCCGTCGGTGtgatggcagatctaattcaacaggcagcagcctcatatccataagctagggaaaatggagtatggccggTTGCTATTCGATGGGATGCTCCGtacaaccagaggacttcaggcaactgctctggccatgcccctttggtttcctcaagccttttcttcagagtatccttcagcgttttattgacagcctcaactTTCCCGTTTGCAAAAATccatgaacagatcactatcgaactgtgtgccgttgtctgagacaatttttcttggtaatccatagcgacacactatgtttttgaccacaaagtccagcactttcttggtcgttatggttgcaagtggctcagcttcggcccactttgtgaagtaatcaacagccacTACGACATATTTGACgccgcctttccctgtgggcaaagatccaattaggtctataccccatactacgaatggccacagactttgcgtctgctttagctcattaggggctgctcgtggaatcttggagaatctctgacacttgtcgcatttttgcacaaattccatcgaatcttcattcattgttggccagaattatccttgccttaggatctttttcgataaactctgcccccagtgtggtccccacaaaagccttcatggacctTTCTCATTAATTATTTGGCCTTTCcttttgaaatacacctgaggagtggcatagagtatcctcttcggtatagaattcTGTCGACTAGGATGAACCTAGCAGCCTAccgctgaagagtcctggctttgtttctgtccatcgGTAACACACCATGcatcaagtactcaatgaaaggtgccatccatgtattcaTCGCTTGGATCACTAGAGAGGTTtcttctacttggatgcttggcGCGGATAGCtattcaactggcactatgtttagcgtgtcagcatcctttgcactcgctagtttggccaaagcatcatcgttttagttctggtcgcgaggtacttgctggtgAGTATAGctttcaaactgtgccaacaaATCTTTCGCTTTATTCAAGTAAGTAACCATCTTcaatcctcgagcttgatattccccagtaatttgattaaccaccaactgggagtcactgtagattttaagtgactttatgttcatgtccttggctaaccgtAAACTTGCAAGCagcgcttcatactcggcttcgttgttagatgccgtgaagtcaaatctaatcgcgcagtgaaatcgatgcccttcaggcattatcaaaatcactccggctccagcatggtgttcattagaagaaccgtctgtgaacaacttcccagagggagtttggctttgaggacCAGACTCTTCTGTCTGTTCGCTGcttggaagcccagtgagctctgcgacaaagtcagccagagcttgtccttttactactgcTCGTGGTAGGTAAGAGATTTCAAATTGTCCAAGtttgaccgcccatttcaataatcggcccGACTTCTGGCTTCTGTAggacttgccgtagaggttggtcggttaaaactgtgattgggtgagcttggaagtacgaccgtagctttctggaggctaaaatcaagcaataagctaatttttcaatgggcggataccgCAGTTctactcctattagccttttgcttacataatacacggctttctgcacattttcctcctctcttactagaacagcactagcagcatattctgtgattgCTAAGTAGATGAACAGAGTTTCTTTTTCGACTGGCTTAGATAGAATCAGTGGCTGCGGCATGTGAgactttaaagcttgaaaagcctgttcacactcctccgtccactcgaatttcttgttgcctctaagtagattaaaaaatgggacgcacttgcccgtcgatttggagataaatctacttagagtagCGATctttccggttaaactttgaacatctttgattttcgttggcgatttcatatcgaccagggccttgatcttctcgggattagcttcaattccttgtgagtttactataaatcccaagaatttccctgatccaactccaaaggaacacttgaggggattcagcttcatctgatatttattcaagacgttgaagcactcttgcaaatctcctatgtgttcttctgccttctttgacttaaccagcatgtcatcaacatatacttccatgtttgtgtcgatcaactccttgaacatgtgattgactagtcactggtaagttacaccagcgtttttcaaatcgaagggcactactttgtaacagtaaagccctgtatcggttcgaaagctagtgtgatcttcatcagatgggtgcatactgatttggttgtacctagagtatgcatccagAAATGATAGAATCTCGTGCCCcgaggtggcatcgaccagctggtcgattctagggagtgggaaacaatctttagggcaggctttattaaggtctgcaaaatccacgcatgttctccatttgccattcAGCTTTGGAACTAATatgagattagagacccacgatggataaaacgctaccctgatgaatccgttcttctttagcttctcgacttcttccttcagagCCTTTGACCTGTCTTTGTCGAggagccttctcttttgttgcactggtggaaaacttttgtctatgtttaggacatggctgataactgctaggtcaatcccaaccatgtctttatgcgaccaggcaaagacttcctggtttttctttagatattccaccagcttttgctttgttgttgtctctaagtttttactgactttcacaaccctggtcgaatatgcttcatcgagttggacctcctcgaggtcctcgattggtcccacttcttcatcaaaatccccaaagtgaggatccaaatctctatcctcactttgggaaacaccctatttggtgacgcattcacctgattgggcttgtatttcattggccgtttgcaactcttttccggtggCTGCTCTCGATCCACCTTTCTTCACCTCAGATATCGAggagttgtagcactccctcgcttcttgttggtttcccaatacgcatcatATCCCTatgtcagttgggaatttcatggcaaggtgtcAGACCGAGGTCACAGCttgcaggtcgactagaatataCGCTAAAGGACAataaactactatgaaagtagtgagtaatgtcctgttcgcaggcgcaattcctgctgtaactggaagtcTAATCGACCCCGTTGACGCgagccctttgccagaaaaaccatatatggtttggttgcatggctccaagtccttcacggataACTTCATTCTTTATAACAaagacttgtacaagatgttgactgagtttcctgtgtcaaccaacaccctcttaaccatcatattggcaatccggacgtccacgaccagcggatctgaATGTGGGAATCAGATGTTGAGCATCGTCTTCAGAAAAAGTTATCAACTCTTCCTCTGTACGAGCTTTTTTAGACGCTCGaccctccacactcatcatctcgatgtcctggtcatggcgtaaggtccgagcgtatcgctcccttgccttcccactatatcctgcaaggtgtgggctgcCATAGATGGTAAGcaacgtacctgccacaggagctggctgtaaaggtggcgagtaggcgcctgctcgttgcctccttgagcctctcactgagaacctcaTGTGGCCCGcacgtatctccttaggtgtccttgtctgataaggaactcaatctcgtccttcaactggttacactcatttgtgtcatgaccgtagtcgttgtgaaaatgacagaattttgttgtatctctcttggagatatccttccttataggtgttggtcgcttataagggacagtGGGGTTGGTCTCCTGGTAGACCTCCGCCTTACTTTCGACAAaggccgtatagttggtgaatctcggctcgtaccTATTGCttttggggcgtttattttcGGACGTTGATGGCTCATTATTTGCCTTTTTTTCCATcgtttttaccatttccatttcCGTTGCCTTTGctattgccattgggtttatccgacccgttggcggctttggcgggatcttcctttggtcccttgtctttcgcagGCAATTTCCTCTTGTTGGCAATtgtgtcctcgagcttgatgtaccgatc contains the following coding sequences:
- the LOC133792351 gene encoding classical arabinogalactan protein 9-like; amino-acid sequence: MPTDRAFNLYSKSASKKKSSKRQPGEGCSNPSAKKARTGDPPTPTPTKETTPPPIPVKETTPPPTSVNQNPPAPVEQTSPAAPADLTPPASTDQTPAGRPKEASREDLTSVVLNSAKDRMTKITKHRRSREAI